One Maribacter cobaltidurans genomic window carries:
- a CDS encoding ABC transporter permease, protein MKTLLMIAWRNVWRNKLRSSIVIASVVLGIWSGLFIMAMVSGMNDQRLSSFINTNLSHIQIHNAGFQENFDKKDTIIGSNTLLKEIDTMSHVTAYTKRLVLQGMASTAHGNYGVKIMGIFPDKEKNVTDISEKLVQGTYLYKLKRNPIIIGEKLANKLGVKVNSKVVLNFQDSNNNTVSTGFRVEGIFKTINSSFDEENVFVKYDDLAPLVSLSGKYHEIAILCDNITETETVENQIKTNNSVESWDQLSPELGYAQEAMSNFIYIFMGIILLALAFGIVNTMLMAVLERKREIGMLLSVGMDKRKVFTMIILETLFLAFIAALLGVLLSIWTIEYFGRNGINLSAVAKGLESLGMGARVFTKLPFAMYVDITLMTLSVALIAAIIPARRALKLNPAEAVKAI, encoded by the coding sequence ATGAAAACATTATTAATGATTGCTTGGAGAAACGTTTGGCGTAATAAACTACGAAGCAGTATTGTCATTGCTTCGGTAGTTTTAGGCATCTGGTCTGGGTTGTTTATCATGGCCATGGTCTCCGGTATGAACGATCAGCGTTTGAGTAGTTTTATAAATACAAATTTGTCCCACATCCAAATTCACAATGCTGGTTTTCAGGAAAATTTTGATAAAAAAGATACTATCATAGGAAGTAATACTCTTTTAAAAGAAATAGACACCATGAGTCATGTAACGGCTTATACGAAACGGTTGGTATTACAAGGAATGGCATCTACAGCTCATGGTAATTATGGTGTGAAGATTATGGGAATATTCCCTGATAAAGAAAAAAATGTCACAGATATTTCAGAAAAACTGGTGCAAGGAACCTATTTGTACAAACTAAAAAGAAATCCAATTATCATTGGGGAAAAACTAGCCAATAAATTAGGTGTTAAAGTCAATTCCAAGGTGGTACTCAACTTTCAAGATTCCAATAATAATACCGTTTCAACTGGTTTTAGGGTTGAAGGAATTTTTAAAACCATAAACAGTTCGTTTGATGAGGAAAATGTATTTGTGAAGTATGATGATTTAGCTCCACTAGTTAGTTTAAGTGGCAAATACCATGAAATAGCCATCTTGTGTGATAACATTACTGAAACTGAAACTGTAGAGAACCAAATCAAAACAAACAATTCCGTTGAAAGTTGGGATCAACTTTCACCAGAATTGGGCTATGCCCAAGAAGCCATGAGCAACTTTATTTACATTTTTATGGGGATTATCTTATTAGCCTTGGCTTTTGGCATTGTTAATACTATGCTCATGGCGGTTCTGGAACGAAAACGAGAAATAGGGATGTTGCTATCTGTTGGTATGGATAAACGAAAAGTCTTTACCATGATTATTTTGGAAACACTTTTCTTGGCTTTTATAGCGGCGCTTCTAGGTGTATTGTTGTCAATATGGACGATTGAATATTTTGGTAGGAATGGCATCAATTTATCGGCTGTGGCCAAAGGACTGGAAAGTTTAGGTATGGGTGCAAGAGTATTTACCAAACTGCCATTTGCCATGTATGTAGATATTACACTAATGACACTTTCTGTAGCTTTGATTGCAGCCATTATACCAGCAAGAAGAGCTTTAAAATTAAATCCAGCAGAAGCCGTGAAAGCTATTTGA
- a CDS encoding SRPBCC domain-containing protein: MKVLLVLFASAFFINVNAQKMKEYKIEIAVKASKEKAWEVITDFENYPSWNSVLKMESNNNLIMGNKFKVTITQPNGKSSNFKAKAVSKNDFKSFSATQVVMLNCFFKATHSFIIEEVDKQNVVFIQKWELKGIIASLFRKKIFKELEIFKKMNRELKELVEQ; the protein is encoded by the coding sequence ATGAAAGTTTTATTAGTCCTATTTGCTAGTGCCTTCTTTATTAATGTTAATGCTCAAAAAATGAAAGAATATAAAATTGAAATAGCTGTAAAAGCTTCAAAAGAAAAAGCCTGGGAGGTGATAACAGATTTTGAAAATTATCCTAGTTGGAATTCTGTTTTAAAAATGGAAAGTAACAATAACTTAATTATGGGGAATAAATTCAAAGTAACAATTACACAACCAAATGGCAAAAGTTCAAATTTTAAAGCTAAGGCAGTTAGTAAAAATGATTTTAAATCATTTTCTGCTACTCAAGTTGTTATGCTGAATTGTTTTTTTAAGGCAACACATAGTTTTATAATTGAAGAGGTAGACAAACAGAATGTTGTTTTTATTCAAAAATGGGAATTAAAAGGAATTATTGCCTCTCTGTTTAGAAAAAAGATTTTTAAAGAATTAGAAATTTTTAAGAAAATGAATAGAGAACTTAAAGAATTAGTAGAACAGTAG
- a CDS encoding IS3 family transposase (programmed frameshift), whose translation MKKSKFTESQIIKALKENEQGRSVGDISREMGVDKSTFYYWRKKYGGMEVAHMKRLKELEDENRKLKQMYADVSLDVRMLKDVLSKKFLGPSDKKHRAKYLQEAYSVCVSRSCRVIGLARSMWYYRTKKDDTEVIDALSRLAEELPTRGFEVYFKRLRREGHKWNRKRVLRVYRNMGLKLRRKHKKRLPARVKNPLEAPIELNEVWSMDFMADVLSDGRKVRVFNVMDDCNREALAMDVGLNYPARKVVETLGHLEEEIGLPKTIRCDNGPEFISKTLAAWCKKKRVELRFIQPGKPMQNGYMERLNRFYREDVLDAYWFNDLHQVRALTQKWREDYNTRHPHSSIGDMPPREYKNRFGEEFFPETDNINDNFMNLAMS comes from the exons ATGAAAAAAAGCAAGTTTACCGAGAGCCAGATCATCAAGGCATTAAAAGAGAACGAACAAGGAAGAAGTGTCGGGGACATCTCCCGCGAGATGGGTGTTGACAAGAGCACCTTTTACTATTGGAGGAAGAAGTACGGGGGCATGGAAGTGGCCCATATGAAGCGGCTCAAAGAGCTCGAGGATGAGAACCGCAAGCTCAAACAGATGTACGCCGATGTAAGTCTGGACGTTCGTATGTTAAAGGATGTACTGTCAAAAAAGT TTCTAGGGCCTTCCGACAAGAAGCACCGCGCAAAATATCTCCAGGAGGCCTATTCGGTCTGCGTATCGCGTTCCTGCCGGGTAATCGGGCTTGCCCGTTCGATGTGGTACTACCGTACCAAAAAGGACGATACGGAAGTCATCGATGCGTTATCGAGGTTGGCGGAAGAACTGCCGACCAGGGGTTTCGAGGTATATTTTAAACGGCTTCGTCGCGAAGGCCATAAATGGAACAGGAAACGTGTACTTAGGGTCTACAGGAACATGGGTCTAAAGTTGCGCAGAAAACATAAGAAAAGACTCCCGGCAAGGGTAAAGAACCCGTTGGAGGCCCCGATCGAGCTCAACGAGGTATGGAGCATGGACTTCATGGCCGATGTACTGTCCGATGGAAGAAAGGTAAGGGTGTTCAACGTCATGGACGATTGCAACCGTGAGGCACTGGCAATGGACGTTGGCCTGAACTACCCGGCAAGAAAGGTCGTGGAGACCCTTGGGCACCTGGAAGAGGAGATAGGCCTTCCCAAAACGATACGGTGCGACAACGGTCCCGAGTTCATCTCCAAGACCTTGGCGGCATGGTGCAAAAAGAAAAGGGTCGAACTCAGGTTCATCCAACCGGGCAAGCCCATGCAGAATGGATATATGGAACGCCTGAACAGGTTTTACAGGGAGGACGTACTCGATGCATACTGGTTCAACGACCTGCACCAAGTAAGGGCGCTGACCCAAAAATGGAGGGAGGATTACAATACAAGGCATCCCCATTCATCCATCGGGGATATGCCGCCTAGGGAATACAAGAACCGTTTCGGGGAAGAATTCTTCCCCGAAACGGACAACATTAATGATAATTTTATGAATTTAGCGATGTCCTAA
- a CDS encoding ABC transporter ATP-binding protein: MNVIKTENLIKVYNEGKGNEVKALNGVSLDVEKGEFTAIVGPSGSGKSTLLNIIGGLDRPHSGEVFVDKIDIIGMKENELINFRLQNIGFVFQAYNLIPVLNAKENVGFIMLLQHKSKKEIDNRVEALLKSVGLDSQASKRPNEMSGGQQQRIAVARALASKPKFVLADEPTANLDSKSTSDLLDIMEQLNEKEGITFVFSTHDQRVIDRAHRIVTLEDGKIIKDTK, encoded by the coding sequence ATGAATGTTATAAAAACAGAAAACCTAATAAAGGTTTATAATGAGGGTAAAGGTAACGAAGTGAAAGCGCTTAATGGCGTTTCCTTGGATGTAGAAAAAGGAGAATTCACTGCTATTGTTGGACCTTCTGGGTCTGGAAAAAGCACCTTGCTCAACATTATTGGTGGGCTGGACAGACCCCATTCAGGAGAGGTGTTTGTCGACAAAATTGATATCATTGGAATGAAGGAAAACGAACTTATCAATTTCAGATTACAAAATATTGGTTTTGTATTTCAGGCCTATAATTTAATCCCAGTCCTTAATGCCAAGGAAAATGTAGGTTTCATTATGCTTTTGCAGCATAAGTCAAAGAAAGAAATTGATAATAGAGTTGAAGCCCTGTTAAAATCGGTTGGTTTGGATAGTCAAGCATCAAAACGCCCCAATGAAATGAGTGGTGGTCAACAACAGCGCATTGCAGTGGCCAGAGCATTGGCTTCTAAACCTAAATTTGTATTAGCTGACGAACCTACTGCTAATCTAGATTCAAAATCCACATCAGATCTTCTTGACATTATGGAGCAACTCAATGAAAAAGAAGGAATAACATTTGTTTTTTCAACGCATGATCAACGCGTTATTGATAGGGCACATCGTATAGTAACATTGGAAGATGGTAAAATAATTAAGGATACCAAGTAA
- a CDS encoding ABC transporter permease, with product MILKIAWRNIWRNKKRSLITVASILIAIFLSLIMRSMQLGTYKGMIDNVVGSYTGYIQLHHKGYWDNRSIDNSIIVTSNLINQLSNTEGVETILPRLENYGLLSFGDLTKVISLNGVDFKKEQKLQDINSKLITGFLPQNPKDIIIGKGVASYFKVETNDTLVFVGQGYHGMLAADKFHISGIIDLKNPALNKVTAMMSLEDAQNLFSASGIVTSLVVDKNDNVQLKSLQKAISSKLDSNYEVMNWQQMMPELQQTILADSVGGLLMIAILYMILIFGIFGTVLMMTQERKYEFGVLVSIGMKKGKLMFMVFIETIILSLLGVIMGVLLAYPIMLWKHYDPLVLPGTQAEMMENFGFTAEIPFYIQPDLPLVHASLIFIIALLVSLYPILIIKKLNPLHAMRG from the coding sequence ATATTCCTTTCCTTAATCATGCGTTCTATGCAGTTGGGTACTTATAAGGGTATGATAGACAATGTGGTAGGTTCATATACAGGATATATACAGCTACATCATAAAGGATATTGGGATAATCGATCAATAGATAATTCAATAATTGTAACTAGTAACTTAATTAATCAATTGTCAAACACAGAAGGTGTTGAAACGATTTTACCAAGATTGGAAAATTATGGTTTATTGTCCTTTGGCGACCTTACTAAAGTAATTAGTCTCAATGGGGTTGATTTTAAAAAGGAGCAAAAATTACAGGATATAAATTCAAAATTGATAACAGGTTTCCTTCCTCAAAACCCAAAGGATATTATTATAGGAAAAGGAGTAGCCTCTTATTTTAAAGTAGAAACCAATGATACTTTGGTTTTTGTAGGACAGGGATACCATGGAATGTTGGCTGCTGATAAATTTCATATTTCTGGAATTATAGACTTGAAAAACCCTGCCTTGAATAAAGTTACGGCTATGATGTCCTTGGAAGATGCCCAAAATCTTTTTAGTGCATCTGGCATTGTTACAAGTCTTGTGGTAGATAAAAATGACAATGTCCAACTTAAGTCGTTGCAAAAAGCAATCTCAAGCAAGTTGGACAGTAACTATGAAGTAATGAACTGGCAACAAATGATGCCTGAATTGCAACAAACCATTTTAGCAGATAGTGTTGGTGGATTGTTGATGATAGCTATCCTGTACATGATTCTCATCTTTGGAATTTTTGGCACCGTACTAATGATGACACAAGAAAGAAAATATGAATTTGGTGTGCTCGTCTCTATTGGGATGAAAAAAGGCAAGTTAATGTTTATGGTGTTTATAGAAACCATTATACTATCATTGTTGGGAGTAATTATGGGTGTTCTTCTTGCGTATCCAATCATGTTGTGGAAACACTACGACCCTTTGGTACTACCTGGTACACAAGCCGAAATGATGGAGAACTTCGGGTTTACTGCAGAAATTCCATTTTACATACAACCTGACCTGCCCTTGGTGCATGCTTCACTAATTTTCATAATAGCCTTGTTGGTATCTCTATATCCTATCTTAATTATTAAAAAACTGAATCCTCTGCATGCTATGAGAGGTTAA